ACACGCGTGGCCACCGGCTCGTTGGCGGTGACGTGACGCAGGAAGATCGAGCGGACGTTGGCGAACCACCAGTCCGCGCCATGCCCCATTCCCGCATAGACGGCGAAGGCGAGCAAGCTCGGCAGGCCGGCGAGCGCGCCGAGGATCGCCGCCTCCTTCACCAGCCGGCCCGAGGCGCGTTTGCCGCGCCACATCGCGTACAGGGCGACGCCGGCGAGCGCGAACCCTTCGACGATCACGGTTGGCTTGATCTGGATCGCAAGACCGATCAGCAGCATCGCCAGGCGCACGCGCCAGACGCGTCCGTCGTACGCGGACCGCAAGACCAGCCACCCCGCGATCGCGACGAAAAGGTCATAGAAGACCGGAGACTGACCACCCCGACCGCCCAGCAAGGCGAGCCAGACGAGATAGCCGCATCCCCCGATCAGCCCGGCGCGCCGCGAGGCGAGGCGCGCGGCGAGCATCGCGATAACCCCTGCGGTCAGTAGCGCCGCAAGGAGTGCCGCCGCCTGATAGGCTACGACGCCGTCTCCCCCGAACCCCTGCGTCGCCGCGTAGAGCAGGAACAACCCGATCGGCTTGCGATCCCAGACGTCGACATAGGGCACCGCCCCCTGCCAAATCCGCAGCCCGACGAGCTGATACATCTGCTCGTCCAGATCGATGATCGGATTGCCCAGGTCGGGCACGCGCAGCAGCAGCGCTGCGGCCGTCAACACCAGCGCGACCAGCGACCATGACGGCTGGCGATGCAGGGGGGATGGACGCGCGGCCGGCATGCTTCGCCTCGTGTCACATCACGGTAAAGGCCGCGATAACGATCAGAACAATTCGCCCTGCGGCCCGGCCGGCGGGCGGAACAGGTCGCAACGCAGCGGGACACCGCGGTTGGCGAGGCCATGACGCCGGCATGCGATGGCGAAACGCGTCCGCATCAGTTCCGCCCACGGGCCGCTGCCGCGCATCCGCGTAAAGAAGTCCGGATCGTTGTCGCGTCCACCGCGCAGTGAGCGGATCGTCGCCATCACCTTGTCGGCACGATCGGGATAATAGGTATCGAGCCAGGCGCGAAACAGCGGCGCGACCTCGTGCGGCAGGCGGACGGGAATGAAGAAACACGCCCGAGCGCCCGCCTCCGCCGCGCGCGCGACGAGATGTTCCAGTTCATGATCGGTCACCGCCGGGATGACGGGGGCGATGGAGACATAGGTCGACACCCCCGCATCGCTCAGCGTGCGTACCGCGGCAAGGCGGCGGCCGGGATGCGGCGCTCGCGGCTCGATCGTCCGCGCCGTCTGCGGATCGAGCGAGGTGACCGAGATCGCCACCGCCGCAAGACCCTCCGCCGCCATCGGCGCGAGTATGTCGATGTCGCGCGTCACGCGGTCGGATTTGGTGGTGATGGTGAGCGGGTGATGCGCCTCGCGCAGCACCTCCAGGATGCCGCGCGTGATCCGCCAGTCGCGCTCGATCGGCTGATACGGATCGGTGTTGGTGCCGAGCGCCATCGGCCGGACTTCATAGCCGCGTCTGCCGAGCTCGGCGGTGAGCAAAGCGGGCGCATCGGGCTTGGCGAACAGGCGGCTTTCGAAATCGAGCCCGGGCGACAGGTCGTGAAAGGCGTGCGTGGGTCGCGCGAAACAATAGATGCAGCCGTGTTCGCAGCCGCGATAGGGGTTGATCGACCGGTCGAAGCCGATGTCGGGCGATGCGTTGCGGCTGATGATAGTGCGCGGATGTTCGACGGTTACCGTCGTTGCGAGCGGCGGCGGCGCGCCGTCGATCGCGTCGCGCGCATCGAGCCAGTCGCCATCCACCACCGTCTGCGGCAGATTGAAGCGAAGGCTTTCGCGGTTCTGCGTCGCGCCGCGGACGGCTCTGGATTTGCGCTCGGCCATTGCGGAACGATAGCGATTGACGTAGAACATAGCAAGAACATGGAGGCGATGATGGCGAGGCTGAACTATCTGGAACTGCCGGTCACCGATCCGGCGCGGGCAAAGGCATTCTACAGTAGCGCGTTCGGCTGGAATTTCATGGATTACGGCCCGACCTATGCGGCAACCACCTACGGCAGCGCGGACGTGGGATTGCAGGCCGACCCCGCCGAGCGGACGCCGGCGCTGCTGCCCGTGATCAAGGTCGACGACCTGGACGCGGCGCTCGCGGCGGTCGAACAGGCGGGTGGTCGCGTCACCAAGCCGATCTTCGCCTTTCCGGGTGGTCGACGGTTCCAGTTCGCCGATCCCGACGGGCATGAACTGGGCGTCGTCCAGTCGGGCTGAACACCAGCGCGCTTACCGCTCCTTCAACCGCGGCATCAGCTCGACGAAATTGCAGGGGCGGTGGCGGCTGTCGAGCTGATCCTTGAGGATGCCGTCCCAGCCATCCTTTACCGCGCCGGTCGATCCGGGCAGCGCGAAGACGTACGTGCCGCGCGCGACGCAGGCACAGGCGCGTGACTGGATCGTGGACGTGCCGATCTTGGCATAGCTCAGCCAGCGGAACAGTTCGCCAAAGCCGGGGATCATCTTGTCCGCGACGCGCTCGACCGCTTCGGGCGTGACGTCGCGGCCGGTGACGCCCGTGCCGCCGGTGGTTACGACGCAATCGATCGACGGATCGTCAATCCAGCGATCGAGCTGCGCGACGATCGCATCGGCATCGTCGCGCAGGATCGCGCGATCGGCGAGGACATGCCCCGCCGCCGCGATGCGCGCGACCAACGTGTCGCCCGACCGATCCTCGGCGAGGCCGCGCGTGTCCGACACGGTGAGCACCGCGATGCGCACGGGCGTGAACGGCAGGTCGGTATCGATCGGCATCGCTCAGCCGACCAGTTGCAGTTGCGAGGAAGCAGCGCGATCGAGCGCAACTTCGGTAATGCCGGGTATTGCCTCGATCGCGGCGACGAGCTCGAGGTCGAGCAGGAAATCGCGGCCCAGCAGCAGCT
This portion of the Sphingomonas sp. FARSPH genome encodes:
- a CDS encoding glycosyltransferase family 39 protein — protein: MPAARPSPLHRQPSWSLVALVLTAAALLLRVPDLGNPIIDLDEQMYQLVGLRIWQGAVPYVDVWDRKPIGLFLLYAATQGFGGDGVVAYQAAALLAALLTAGVIAMLAARLASRRAGLIGGCGYLVWLALLGGRGGQSPVFYDLFVAIAGWLVLRSAYDGRVWRVRLAMLLIGLAIQIKPTVIVEGFALAGVALYAMWRGKRASGRLVKEAAILGALAGLPSLLAFAVYAGMGHGADWWFANVRSIFLRHVTANEPVATRVEGLALVLVVPAIVALFGLRRLQGAARMFLAAWLVAAVVALAAIAPYYNHYALPLLVPLMVAAGIGADGRGPLAILLAAAAAGLLYLSGYPHVGETAAARRAVAHGAALIRHYARGRGCPFIFQAPPVFYTASGACLPTRYPFASHLTFAGERGAIGVDPTTEVARILRGRPPVIVTTTPHGDVNRATFALVGHALATHYRRVGRALGYDIYALPR
- a CDS encoding PA0069 family radical SAM protein, whose amino-acid sequence is MAERKSRAVRGATQNRESLRFNLPQTVVDGDWLDARDAIDGAPPPLATTVTVEHPRTIISRNASPDIGFDRSINPYRGCEHGCIYCFARPTHAFHDLSPGLDFESRLFAKPDAPALLTAELGRRGYEVRPMALGTNTDPYQPIERDWRITRGILEVLREAHHPLTITTKSDRVTRDIDILAPMAAEGLAAVAISVTSLDPQTARTIEPRAPHPGRRLAAVRTLSDAGVSTYVSIAPVIPAVTDHELEHLVARAAEAGARACFFIPVRLPHEVAPLFRAWLDTYYPDRADKVMATIRSLRGGRDNDPDFFTRMRGSGPWAELMRTRFAIACRRHGLANRGVPLRCDLFRPPAGPQGELF
- a CDS encoding VOC family protein, with protein sequence MARLNYLELPVTDPARAKAFYSSAFGWNFMDYGPTYAATTYGSADVGLQADPAERTPALLPVIKVDDLDAALAAVEQAGGRVTKPIFAFPGGRRFQFADPDGHELGVVQSG
- the moaB gene encoding molybdenum cofactor biosynthesis protein B, which translates into the protein MPIDTDLPFTPVRIAVLTVSDTRGLAEDRSGDTLVARIAAAGHVLADRAILRDDADAIVAQLDRWIDDPSIDCVVTTGGTGVTGRDVTPEAVERVADKMIPGFGELFRWLSYAKIGTSTIQSRACACVARGTYVFALPGSTGAVKDGWDGILKDQLDSRHRPCNFVELMPRLKER